A single window of Jiangella alkaliphila DNA harbors:
- the argH gene encoding argininosuccinate lyase, whose protein sequence is MTPNDSSSGGRVSSSALWGGRFEGGPSEALAALSKSTHFDWRLAPHDIAGSKAHAAVLHQAGLLTSDELAAMLEGLDRLAADVTSGEFVPAPGDEDVHTALERGLIDRVGPELGGKLRAGRSRNDQVATLFRMYLRESARTVSGLVLDLVDALVAQADAQFGVAMPGRTHLQHAQPVLLSHHLLAHAWALLRDVDRLRDWDRRTDESPYGSGALAGSSLGLDPVFVARELGFSTSVENSIDGTASRDFVAEAAFVLAMIGVDVSRIAEEVILWATKEFSFVTLDDAWSTGSSIMPQKKNPDIAELARGKAGRLVGNLSGLLTTLKALPLAYNRDLQEDKEPVFDSVDTLTVLLPAFTGMVATLRFNASRLEELAPQGFSLATDVAEWLVREGVPFRSAHEIAGACVRACEARGLELWELSDADLAEISPSLTPSVRSVLSVPGSLASRSARGGTAPDRVREQLAAVRAAAGAGRVWV, encoded by the coding sequence ATGACACCGAACGATTCGAGCTCCGGAGGACGAGTGAGCAGCAGTGCACTGTGGGGCGGCCGGTTCGAGGGAGGTCCGTCGGAGGCGCTGGCGGCGCTGTCGAAGTCGACGCACTTCGACTGGCGCCTGGCACCCCACGACATCGCCGGGTCGAAGGCGCACGCCGCGGTCCTGCACCAGGCCGGCCTGCTGACGTCGGACGAGCTGGCGGCCATGCTCGAAGGGTTGGACCGGCTGGCCGCCGACGTCACGTCCGGCGAGTTCGTCCCCGCGCCCGGCGACGAGGACGTCCACACGGCGCTGGAGCGCGGGCTGATCGACCGCGTCGGGCCGGAGCTGGGCGGGAAGCTGCGGGCCGGGCGGTCCCGCAACGACCAGGTCGCGACGCTGTTCCGGATGTACCTGCGCGAGTCGGCCCGGACGGTGTCCGGGCTGGTCCTGGACCTCGTGGACGCGCTGGTCGCGCAGGCCGACGCCCAGTTCGGCGTCGCGATGCCGGGCCGGACGCACCTGCAGCACGCCCAGCCCGTCCTGCTGTCGCACCACCTGCTGGCGCACGCGTGGGCGCTGCTGCGCGACGTCGACCGGCTGCGCGACTGGGACCGGCGGACGGACGAGTCGCCGTACGGGTCGGGGGCGCTGGCGGGGTCGTCGCTGGGCCTGGACCCGGTGTTCGTCGCCCGTGAGCTGGGGTTCTCGACGTCGGTCGAGAACTCGATCGACGGCACGGCATCGCGCGACTTCGTGGCCGAGGCCGCTTTCGTCCTCGCCATGATCGGCGTCGACGTGTCGCGCATCGCCGAAGAGGTCATCCTGTGGGCGACCAAGGAGTTCTCCTTCGTCACCCTCGACGACGCCTGGTCGACGGGGTCGTCGATCATGCCGCAGAAGAAGAACCCCGACATCGCCGAGCTGGCCCGCGGCAAGGCCGGCCGGCTGGTGGGCAACCTTTCGGGGCTGCTGACGACGTTGAAGGCGCTGCCGCTCGCGTACAACCGCGACCTGCAGGAGGACAAGGAACCCGTCTTCGACTCCGTCGACACACTGACCGTGCTGCTGCCAGCGTTCACCGGCATGGTGGCGACGCTGCGGTTCAACGCTTCGCGGCTGGAGGAGCTGGCGCCGCAGGGGTTCTCGCTGGCCACGGACGTCGCGGAGTGGCTGGTCCGCGAGGGCGTGCCGTTCCGGTCGGCGCACGAGATCGCCGGGGCGTGCGTTCGTGCGTGTGAGGCGCGCGGGCTGGAGCTGTGGGAGCTGTCCGACGCCGACCTCGCCGAGATCTCGCCGTCGTTGACGCCGTCGGTGCGGTCGGTCCTGTCGGTGCCCGGGTCGCTGGCGTCGCGGTCGGCGCGCGGCGGGACGGCACCGGACCGGGTGCGCGAGCAGCTCGCCGCCGTGCGGGCCGCGGCCGGGGCCGGGCGCGTCTGGGTCTGA
- a CDS encoding acetylornithine transaminase, with product MNTFGSPQRVLVRGEGCYVWDADGRRYLDLLGGLAVNSLGHAHPLLVSAITAQLATLGHVSNFFATAPQIALAERLLGLLDVPAGAGRVFFTNSGTEANEAAFKIARRTGRPNVVAAEGGFHGRTMGALALTGKPAIREPFEPLPGGVTFLPYGDAEALAVAVDGDTAAVFLEPVQGEGGVVPAPAGYLAAAREITERAGALLAVDEIQTGIGRCGDWFAHTVEGIVPDVVTVAKGLGGGFPIGACIGLGRAADLLGPGAHGTTFGGNPVAAAAGLAVLHAVERDGLLEHVRTVGAHLRAEVLALGHPLVRGVRGRGLLLGVELAAPIAAAVAAEALGAGFIVNAVNPDTIRLAPPLILDIAQADEFLAALPAVLDAVGTAPKETR from the coding sequence ATGAACACGTTCGGCAGCCCGCAGCGCGTGCTCGTCCGCGGTGAGGGCTGCTACGTGTGGGACGCCGACGGACGGCGCTACCTCGACCTGCTCGGCGGGCTGGCCGTGAACTCGCTGGGGCACGCGCACCCGCTGCTGGTGTCGGCCATCACGGCGCAGCTGGCGACGCTGGGGCACGTGTCGAACTTCTTCGCCACCGCGCCGCAGATCGCGCTGGCCGAACGGCTGCTGGGCCTGCTCGACGTGCCTGCCGGCGCGGGCCGGGTGTTCTTCACCAACTCCGGCACCGAGGCGAACGAGGCGGCGTTCAAGATCGCCCGGCGGACCGGCCGGCCGAACGTCGTCGCCGCCGAGGGCGGCTTCCACGGCCGGACGATGGGCGCGCTGGCGCTGACCGGCAAGCCGGCCATCCGCGAGCCGTTCGAGCCGCTGCCCGGCGGCGTGACGTTCCTGCCGTACGGCGACGCCGAGGCGCTCGCAGTGGCCGTCGACGGCGACACCGCGGCGGTCTTCCTCGAGCCCGTGCAGGGCGAGGGCGGCGTCGTCCCGGCCCCGGCCGGCTACCTGGCGGCCGCCCGCGAGATCACCGAGCGGGCCGGCGCGCTGCTGGCCGTCGACGAGATCCAGACCGGCATCGGCCGCTGTGGCGACTGGTTCGCGCACACCGTCGAGGGGATCGTGCCCGACGTCGTCACCGTCGCGAAGGGTCTCGGCGGCGGCTTCCCGATCGGCGCCTGCATCGGCCTCGGCCGGGCCGCCGACCTGCTCGGACCCGGCGCGCACGGCACGACGTTCGGCGGCAACCCGGTCGCGGCCGCCGCCGGGCTCGCCGTCCTGCACGCCGTCGAGCGCGACGGGCTGCTGGAGCACGTCCGCACCGTCGGCGCCCACCTGCGCGCCGAGGTGCTGGCGCTGGGCCACCCGCTGGTGCGCGGAGTGCGGGGGCGTGGCCTGCTGCTGGGCGTCGAGTTGGCAGCGCCCATCGCGGCCGCCGTCGCGGCCGAGGCGCTCGGCGCGGGGTTCATCGTCAACGCCGTCAACCCCGATACGATCCGGCTCGCGCCGCCCCTGATCCTCGACATCGCGCAGGCCGACGAGTTCCTGGCGGCGCTCCCGGCGGTGCTGGACGCCGTCGGGACCGCCCCGAAGGAGACCCGATGA
- the argF gene encoding ornithine carbamoyltransferase, whose translation MTRHFLRDDDLSPAEYLQVLDMAAELKADRFAYRPLDGPRAVAVIFDKPSTRTRVSFSVGIAELGGYPLVIDAQTSQLGRGEPIADTARVLDRQCAAIVWRTFEQQRLDDMAAASAVPVVNALTDEYHPCQLLADLQTVRERKGTLAGLTLTYAGDGANNMAHSYLLAGATVGMHVRVASPAGYAPSAAVLERAAAVAARTGGSVAHVTDAADGFAGADVLATDTWVSMGQEGEAADREAPFVPFALTSDAVKAAARDPVVLHCLPAYRGKEIAADVIDGPASAVWDEAENRLHAQKALLTWLLAQEATA comes from the coding sequence ATGACCCGGCATTTCCTCCGCGACGACGACCTGTCGCCGGCCGAGTACCTGCAGGTGCTCGACATGGCCGCCGAGCTCAAGGCGGACCGGTTCGCCTACCGGCCGCTGGACGGCCCGCGCGCGGTCGCCGTGATCTTCGACAAGCCGTCCACCCGCACGCGCGTCTCGTTCAGCGTCGGCATCGCCGAGCTGGGCGGGTATCCGCTGGTCATCGATGCGCAGACGTCGCAGCTGGGCCGCGGCGAGCCGATCGCCGACACCGCGCGGGTGCTGGACCGCCAGTGCGCCGCGATCGTCTGGCGGACGTTTGAGCAACAGCGCCTCGACGACATGGCCGCGGCGTCCGCCGTTCCCGTCGTCAACGCGCTCACCGACGAGTACCACCCCTGCCAGCTGCTGGCCGACCTGCAGACCGTGCGCGAGCGCAAGGGCACGCTGGCCGGGCTGACGCTGACCTATGCCGGCGACGGCGCGAACAACATGGCGCACTCGTACCTGCTGGCCGGCGCGACCGTCGGCATGCACGTGCGGGTCGCGTCGCCGGCCGGGTACGCGCCGTCGGCCGCCGTGCTGGAGCGGGCGGCGGCCGTCGCGGCGCGGACCGGCGGGTCGGTCGCGCACGTCACCGACGCCGCCGACGGGTTCGCCGGCGCCGACGTGCTGGCCACCGACACGTGGGTGTCGATGGGCCAGGAGGGTGAGGCGGCCGACCGCGAGGCGCCGTTCGTGCCGTTCGCGCTGACGTCGGACGCGGTGAAGGCGGCCGCGCGGGACCCCGTCGTGCTGCACTGCCTGCCCGCCTACCGCGGCAAGGAGATCGCCGCCGACGTCATCGACGGCCCGGCCAGCGCCGTGTGGGACGAGGCCGAGAATCGGCTGCACGCGCAGAAGGCGCTGCTGACCTGGCTGCTCGCTCAGGAGGCGACGGCATGA
- a CDS encoding MmcQ/YjbR family DNA-binding protein has translation MVDDGGRPATVADVHELALAMPHVTVYPGTEHKPVYQVGGKSFVFFRNPRPDAVDPETGERYEDVIVLWVESDAEKEALVQDPSTPYFTTPHFAGHRSVLVRAGRLGELTRAELAEQVQDAWLSRASKTRAATWLRDRGE, from the coding sequence ATGGTGGACGACGGCGGGCGGCCGGCGACGGTCGCCGACGTGCACGAGCTGGCGCTGGCGATGCCGCACGTCACCGTCTACCCCGGCACCGAGCACAAGCCGGTCTACCAGGTCGGCGGCAAGTCGTTCGTGTTCTTCCGCAACCCGCGCCCGGACGCCGTCGACCCGGAGACGGGTGAGCGGTACGAGGACGTGATCGTGCTGTGGGTGGAGTCCGACGCGGAGAAGGAGGCGCTGGTGCAGGACCCGAGCACGCCGTACTTCACCACGCCGCACTTCGCCGGGCACCGGTCGGTGCTGGTGCGGGCCGGCCGGCTGGGGGAGCTGACCCGCGCCGAGCTGGCCGAGCAGGTCCAGGACGCCTGGCTGTCGCGCGCCTCGAAGACCCGGGCTGCTACCTGGCTGCGTGATCGTGGAGAGTAA
- a CDS encoding glycoside hydrolase family 130 protein, whose product MPVSTLIPYTLTRLGVVMTPEDGNPLEAEGVLNPASGRDPDGVLYLLPRLVAAGNVSRVGLARLLISDDGVPVGVERSGVVLEPDRAWERGASHGGVEDPRVTFVPALGLHVMTYVAYGALGPRTALAVSGDLRSWRRLGPALFAYDDDLDVDLNLFHNKDTVFFPTPVVSPAGVESLAVLHRPMWDLGEIRPGQGVVLPRGITDERHSIWISYVPLASVLEDVRELVHWREHRFLAGPKYAFEELKIGGGPAPLRVPEGWLLLHHGVTGVLASGVDQQQRVNYAAGALLLDADDPSVVLARTPSPLLAPETDDERSGIVPNVVFPTAIEEIGGAHYVFYGMADSKIGVARLDRTDPLT is encoded by the coding sequence ATGCCCGTCTCCACCTTGATCCCCTACACGCTGACCCGGCTGGGTGTCGTCATGACGCCCGAGGACGGCAACCCGCTCGAGGCCGAGGGGGTGCTCAACCCGGCGTCCGGACGCGATCCCGACGGCGTCCTGTACCTGCTCCCCCGGCTGGTCGCGGCCGGCAACGTGTCGCGCGTCGGCCTCGCCCGCCTGCTGATCTCCGACGACGGCGTGCCGGTCGGCGTCGAGCGGTCCGGCGTCGTGCTCGAGCCGGACCGCGCCTGGGAGCGCGGCGCGTCGCACGGCGGCGTCGAGGACCCGCGGGTGACGTTCGTCCCGGCGCTCGGGCTGCACGTCATGACGTACGTCGCCTATGGGGCGCTGGGGCCGCGGACGGCGCTGGCGGTGTCGGGCGACCTGCGGTCGTGGCGGCGGCTCGGCCCGGCGCTGTTCGCCTACGACGACGACCTCGACGTCGACCTCAACCTGTTCCACAACAAGGACACCGTGTTCTTCCCGACGCCGGTCGTGTCGCCGGCCGGGGTCGAGAGCCTGGCCGTGCTGCACCGGCCGATGTGGGACCTCGGCGAGATCCGCCCCGGTCAGGGCGTCGTGCTGCCGCGCGGCATCACCGACGAGCGGCACAGCATCTGGATCTCCTACGTCCCGCTGGCGTCGGTGCTGGAGGACGTCCGCGAGCTCGTGCACTGGCGCGAGCACCGGTTCCTCGCCGGCCCCAAGTACGCGTTCGAGGAGCTGAAGATCGGCGGCGGGCCGGCGCCGCTGCGCGTCCCCGAGGGCTGGCTGCTGCTGCACCACGGCGTCACCGGCGTGCTCGCGTCGGGCGTCGACCAGCAGCAACGGGTCAACTACGCCGCCGGCGCACTGCTGCTCGACGCCGACGACCCGTCCGTCGTGCTCGCGCGGACCCCGTCACCGCTGCTCGCGCCGGAGACGGACGACGAGCGCAGCGGCATCGTCCCGAACGTCGTCTTCCCGACCGCGATCGAGGAGATCGGCGGCGCGCACTACGTCTTCTACGGCATGGCCGACAGCAAGATCGGCGTCGCCCGGCTGGACCGCACCGACCCTCTGACGTGA
- a CDS encoding carbohydrate ABC transporter permease — MTVVDTGAREAGDAAPSPARRRARRRGILGKNPAGLLFSAPYLVFIAVVFAFPLGFAVWISFHDYFFAAPGADVDRPFVGLDNYTDVLSDPDVRRSFVNIGIFLIINVPLTVLLSVVLATLLNQVVRGRLFLRVSFFVPYVAASVAIVGVWLFLFSGDGLVNEVLGPLAPDPPWLINSFWAMPSIAFFVTWKQLGFYILLYLAALQNVPRELYEAAATDGAGRLRTFWSVTVPAVRPATVLVVLLSTLIGANLFTEPYLLTGGGGPNGASASPVLIMYQRGIEQGTPGVAAAIGVILVLLVLLVAWLQRRFVGGGES; from the coding sequence ATGACGGTCGTCGACACGGGTGCCCGTGAGGCGGGCGACGCAGCGCCGTCGCCCGCCCGGCGCCGGGCGCGCCGCCGCGGCATCCTCGGCAAGAACCCGGCCGGGCTGCTGTTCAGCGCGCCGTACCTCGTGTTCATCGCAGTGGTGTTCGCGTTCCCGCTGGGCTTCGCGGTGTGGATCTCGTTCCACGACTACTTCTTCGCCGCGCCCGGCGCCGACGTCGACCGGCCGTTCGTCGGGCTGGACAACTACACGGACGTCCTCTCCGACCCGGACGTGCGCCGCTCGTTCGTCAACATCGGGATCTTCCTGATCATCAACGTGCCGCTGACGGTCCTGCTGTCGGTGGTGCTGGCGACGCTGCTCAACCAGGTGGTCCGCGGCCGGTTGTTCCTGCGGGTCAGCTTCTTCGTCCCGTACGTGGCGGCGTCCGTCGCGATCGTGGGCGTCTGGCTGTTCCTGTTCAGCGGCGACGGGCTGGTCAACGAGGTGCTCGGGCCGCTGGCGCCGGATCCGCCGTGGCTGATCAACTCGTTCTGGGCGATGCCGTCGATCGCGTTCTTCGTCACCTGGAAGCAACTGGGCTTCTACATCCTGCTGTACCTGGCGGCGCTGCAGAACGTCCCGCGCGAGCTGTACGAGGCCGCCGCGACGGACGGGGCGGGCCGGCTGCGGACGTTCTGGTCGGTGACGGTGCCGGCGGTGCGGCCGGCGACGGTGCTGGTGGTGCTGCTGTCGACACTCATCGGCGCGAACCTGTTCACCGAGCCGTACCTGCTGACGGGCGGCGGCGGGCCGAACGGCGCGTCGGCGTCGCCGGTGCTGATCATGTACCAGCGCGGCATCGAGCAGGGCACGCCCGGCGTGGCCGCGGCCATCGGCGTCATCCTCGTGCTGCTGGTGCTGCTGGTCGCCTGGCTGCAGCGGCGCTTCGTCGGGGGTGGTGAGTCGTGA
- a CDS encoding class I SAM-dependent methyltransferase, giving the protein MIVESNRAAWDDASLKHVREYDELLAEARTATLLPAELELLGPVLATSPEVVHLQSGQGVDDAALVRAGARSVVAVDFSTVAVAAAQRRAVELGLPCRYVVGELPGAPLRDECADLVYTGKGALIWLPDLRAWAPDVARLLRPGGSLFVYEAHPAVPLWAWDADEPRIRPDRGYFEPSHVNDTFPARGAVERQATLGQIVTAVVEAGLQLRHLAEYPDPFWRPDDVDAAAWRGRLPNAFSLLAVRR; this is encoded by the coding sequence GTGATCGTGGAGAGTAACCGCGCGGCGTGGGACGACGCGTCACTCAAGCATGTCCGCGAGTACGACGAGCTGCTGGCCGAGGCGCGCACGGCGACCCTGCTGCCGGCCGAGCTCGAGCTGCTCGGGCCGGTGCTGGCGACCTCGCCGGAGGTCGTGCACCTGCAGAGCGGCCAGGGCGTCGACGACGCCGCGCTGGTGCGGGCCGGCGCACGGTCCGTCGTCGCGGTGGACTTCAGCACGGTCGCCGTCGCGGCGGCGCAGCGGCGAGCCGTCGAGCTGGGCCTGCCCTGCCGGTACGTCGTCGGTGAGCTGCCGGGCGCGCCGCTGCGCGACGAGTGCGCCGACCTCGTCTACACCGGCAAGGGCGCGCTGATCTGGCTGCCCGACCTGCGCGCCTGGGCCCCCGACGTCGCCCGCCTGCTGCGTCCGGGCGGGTCGCTGTTCGTCTACGAGGCGCACCCGGCCGTGCCGCTGTGGGCGTGGGACGCGGACGAGCCGCGGATCCGGCCCGACCGCGGCTACTTCGAGCCCAGCCACGTCAACGACACCTTCCCCGCCCGCGGCGCGGTGGAACGTCAGGCGACGCTCGGCCAGATCGTCACCGCGGTGGTCGAGGCCGGGCTGCAGCTGCGCCACCTCGCCGAGTACCCTGACCCGTTCTGGCGCCCCGACGACGTCGACGCGGCCGCCTGGCGCGGCCGGCTCCCGAACGCCTTCTCCCTGCTCGCCGTCCGGCGCTGA
- a CDS encoding carbohydrate ABC transporter permease, with product MNRGVSVLRYLVLGVGALAFLFPFYMVVGSLQESPDPTPSGAFPDPSNLTLDNYADIDGRIDLVQGLVNSGIFTGGVILGTVVFGVLAGYALAVLQWRGRGATFALALLVQVVPFQLLMIPLYVLIARDYGLADSYLGMILPFAINSTAVIVFRQYFLQLPRELFDAAAVDGAGDLRTLWSVALPLVRPVVLTVVLVTFIGPWNEFLWPFLITKEQSMQPLAVSLANYISNIQASAANPFGAVLAGAVVLAAPAVVLFIVFQRYFRSTNVGSGVKG from the coding sequence GTGAACCGCGGTGTGTCTGTGCTGCGCTACCTCGTGCTCGGCGTCGGGGCGCTGGCGTTCCTGTTCCCCTTCTACATGGTGGTCGGCTCGCTGCAGGAGTCGCCCGACCCGACGCCGTCGGGCGCGTTCCCGGACCCGTCGAACCTGACGCTGGACAACTACGCCGACATCGACGGGCGCATCGACCTGGTGCAGGGGCTGGTGAACTCCGGCATCTTCACCGGCGGGGTCATCCTCGGGACGGTGGTGTTCGGCGTGCTGGCCGGGTACGCGCTGGCGGTGCTGCAGTGGCGCGGCCGCGGCGCCACGTTCGCGCTGGCGCTGCTGGTGCAGGTGGTGCCGTTCCAGCTGCTGATGATCCCGCTGTACGTGCTGATCGCCCGCGACTACGGGCTGGCCGACAGCTACCTCGGGATGATCCTGCCGTTCGCGATCAACTCGACGGCGGTGATCGTGTTCCGGCAGTACTTCCTGCAACTCCCCCGCGAGCTGTTCGACGCGGCGGCTGTGGACGGAGCGGGCGATCTGCGCACGCTGTGGAGCGTCGCGCTGCCGCTGGTCCGCCCGGTGGTGCTGACCGTCGTGCTGGTTACGTTCATCGGGCCGTGGAACGAGTTCCTGTGGCCGTTCCTCATCACCAAGGAGCAGTCGATGCAGCCGCTGGCGGTGTCGCTGGCCAACTACATCAGCAACATCCAGGCGTCGGCGGCCAACCCGTTCGGCGCGGTGCTGGCCGGCGCCGTCGTCCTCGCGGCTCCCGCCGTCGTCCTGTTCATCGTCTTCCAGCGCTACTTCCGATCCACGAACGTCGGCTCCGGAGTGAAAGGCTAG
- a CDS encoding arginine repressor — translation MTQPATRAARHGRIAEILAQTPVRSQTELAERLAEGGIEVTQGTLSRDLDELGAMKIRNPDGWLVYALPGEGGDSRPLAASKSAVDARLIRVCEEILISARSSANLVVLRTPPGAAQYLASAIDHASRGDILGTIAGDDTVLVISTDPSGGAEVAAWFLALAEGNVPPSS, via the coding sequence ATGACGCAGCCGGCCACGCGCGCGGCCCGGCACGGCCGCATCGCCGAGATCCTGGCGCAGACGCCGGTCCGGTCGCAGACGGAGCTGGCCGAGCGGCTGGCCGAAGGCGGCATCGAGGTCACCCAGGGGACGCTGTCGCGCGACCTCGACGAGCTGGGCGCGATGAAGATCCGCAACCCCGACGGCTGGCTGGTCTACGCGCTGCCCGGCGAGGGCGGCGACTCCCGGCCGCTGGCCGCGTCGAAGTCCGCCGTCGACGCCCGGCTGATCCGGGTGTGCGAGGAGATCCTGATCTCGGCGCGGTCGTCGGCCAACCTGGTGGTGCTGCGGACCCCACCGGGGGCCGCGCAGTACCTGGCATCGGCGATCGACCACGCGTCGCGCGGGGACATCCTGGGCACCATCGCCGGCGACGACACCGTCCTCGTCATCTCGACCGACCCGTCGGGCGGCGCGGAGGTCGCCGCGTGGTTCCTCGCGCTGGCCGAGGGCAACGTCCCGCCGTCGTCATGA